In one Apostichopus japonicus isolate 1M-3 chromosome 18, ASM3797524v1, whole genome shotgun sequence genomic region, the following are encoded:
- the LOC139958801 gene encoding polypeptide N-acetylgalactosaminyltransferase 1-like, whose product MISRRGLRTIRRRCLRSKTTLLFVAVIALYFWRQRSLISTSDASYQREFDLQHRDDYYAYQYGVGKNEKDDGAKGILLEDGNQENIPEELDAGQFEEEDDSLNGFEKIKKNLGIEVEEEAEVEEEQNVRDLFQLNKAFQNGKSKQNALNKLKEILGLPPDDDAVYDGSLIADPIDKMEADDNEEEKNGGKKKGKLGKLKKKTKLKPLDFEIGEIDRDLPDVRPNECKHKSYPDNLPTASIIIVFYDEGLKTLLRTVHSIVNRSPPHLISEIILIDDYSTREHYTNELKVQLRQINYPIIIRRTKQRFGWVLARIQGAEYAKGDVLIFLDAHTEVTEGWLEPICARIADDGHIAVFPIIDHIEPKTLEYVSESEHSVKVGVFDWSLGVTWQNKLTHGHDPTNPIPSPVMADAVFAINREYFLKLEGYDSFYTTEDTADLDLSFKIWMCGGSIELLPCSHVGHLHRHSLPFQLAGRGEINDKKRLAEIWFGEYKNFFYTIFPNAKKESPGDLIDEEALVQKLNCKTIYWYWETVYPESIWPVNGERYGELHHKETEKCLDIAVEENDHLIQSAVASVIVCDGAGTSQIWMLTSIGEIRNNFLCLESFDGKSVTASKCHQQKSNQEWMFDFSIDRIYHAASRHCLHTDANDNVILKECEPSPAQSWRLASRG is encoded by the exons ATGATTTCGAGGAGAGGTCTAAGAACGATCCGAAGACGCTGTTTACGTTCGAAAACAACACTTTTATTTGTTGCTGTAATTGCGTTATATTTTTGGCGCCAAAGATCACTGATATCGACATCAGACGCCTCATATCAAAGAGAGTTTGATCTTCAACATCGAGATGATTACTATGCATATCAATACGGAGTgggtaaaaatgaaaaagacgATGGAGCTAAAGGCATCTTATTAGAAGATGGGAATCAGGAGAACATTCCGGAGGAACTTGATGCAGGGCAATTTGAGGAAGAGGACGACAGTTTGAATGGATTTGAAAAGATAAAGAAGAATTTAGGTATCGAGGTGGAAGAAGAAGCTGAAGTAGAAGAAGAGCAGAATGTAAGAGATCtgtttcaattaaataaagctTTCCAAAATGGAAAATCAAAACAGAACGCTCTGAATAAGTTAAAGGAGATTCTGGGTCTTCCACCTGATGATGATGCTGTGTATGATGGTTCACTGATTGCGGATCCAATTGATAAAATGGAAGCAGACGAcaacgaagaagaaaaaaatggcgGTAAAAAGAAAG GAAAACTAGgaaaattaaagaagaaaaccaaATTGAAACCGCTCGATTTTGAAATTGGAGAAATAGATCGAGATTTGCCAGACGTCAGACCAAACGA atGCAAACACAAGTCGTACCCTGATAATCTACCCACGGCGTCAATAATAATCGTGTTTTATGACGAGGGACTCAAGACATTACTCAGAACTGTGCATAGTATCGTCAACCGATCACCACCTCACCTCATCAGCGAAATCATTCTTATTGATGATTACAGCACCAGAG AACATTACACGAATGAACTAAAGGTACAATTACGTCAGATCAACTATCCCATAATAATCAGACGGACAAAGCAGAGGTTCGGATGGGTCCTCGCTAGGATCCAAGGGGCTGAATACGCCAAAGGAGACGTCCTCATTTTCCTCGACGCCCACACAGAAGTAACTGAGGGATGGCTGGAGCCGATATGTGCGAGAATAGCTGACGATGG GCACATCGCGGTGTTTCCTATAATTGATCATATTGAACCCAAAACACTCGAGTACGTCAGTGAATCCGAACATTCCGTCAAAGTTGGCGTTTTTGATTGGTCGTTAGGTGTCACGTGGCAGAATAAACTAACCCACGGCCACGATCCTACCAATCCGATACCTTCACCGGTTATGGCAGACGCGGTGTTCGCGATTAACCGcgaatattttcttaaattggAAGGTTACGATTCTTTCTACACCACGGAGGACACTGCGGACCTGGATTTATCGTTTAAg aTATGGATGTGCGGTGGGTCCATAGAACTCCTACCATGTTCCCATGTGGGTCACCTCCATCGACACAGCTTACCTTTCCAGCTCGCTGGTAGAGGTGAGATCAACGATAAGAAGAGACTTGCAGAAATCTGGTTCGGGGAATATAAAAATTTCTTCTATACAATCTTTCCAAATGCGAAGAAAGAGAGTCCAGGCGATTTAATCGACGAAGAGGCTTTAGTGCAGAAACTCAATTGTAAAACGATATATTGGTATTGGGAGACGGTTTATCCGGAGTCGATATGGCCGGTTAACGGTGAAAGATACGGTGAG TTACATCACAAGGAGACAGAGAAGTGTCTGGACATTGCTGTTGAGGAAAATGACCATCTTATTCAGAGCGCAGTTGCATCTGTTATTGTATGTGATGGGGCTGGAACTAGTCAG ATATGGATGTTGACTTCTATTGGTGAAATTAGAAATAACTTCCTGTGTCTGGAATCGTTCGATGGAAAGAGTGTCACGGCGAGCAAATGCCAtcaacagaagtcaaatcaAGAATGGATGTTCGATTTCTCC ATCGATAGGATATACCATGCAGCTAGCAGACACTGCCTTCATACTGATGCCAATGACAACGTGATACTCAAAGAATGCGAACCATCTCCTGCGCAGTCGTGGAGATTGGCTTCTAGAGGATGA